Genomic DNA from Halobaculum sp. CBA1158:
GCTGAACGCGGGTCGTGAGGTTCGTCACGACCGCGACGGCGACGTTGGCCTCCCGGAGCGCCGCGAGCGTCTCGAGCGCGTTCTCGAAGGCGACCATCTCGTCGAGGTACGCGTTCCAGTAGGCGTCGCCGAGCGCGCGCGCCAGTCCGGCGTCGAAGGGGCCGGGGAGGTCGTCGACCAGCCGCGTGTAGTAGATGTGGCGGCTGTGGCTGGCGGCGGTCGCAGGTATCTCCCGCTTGGTCGCGCGGCGGGCGCGGGCGCGACTCGCCTCGAACCCGTCGGCGTCGAGGGTGCCGCCGCGGTCGCGGTACGCCTCGAAGGCGGCGCGCTTGCCCGCCTCGTTGCACGGATCGTACGGGTAGAGGGTGTCGTCCAGATCGAACAACACGGCGTCGACCGTCATACCGAGCGCTCGGGCCCCCCGCCGCATAGGTGTTGGCGTCCGCGCGCGGACCCGCGAACGTGGACCACACCGGGGGAACGGCTATACTCCCCGAACCGGCATCCGGACACGTGTTCCCCGAGGTCATCGAGACCGACCGCCTCAGGCTCGAACGGCTCTCCCGCGAGCGCGTCGACGCGCGAACCCTGTACGAGGCCGCCTCCGACCGGAGCCCGACGATCGACGAGGAGACGGCGTACCTCCCGTGGTCGCCGGTCGACACCCTCCGCGAGGCCGAGGAGCGGCTGGCGGAGTTCGAGCGCAGTTGGGACGAACGCGAGCGCGCGGAGTGGGCGATCCGGCCGCGCGAGCACGAGACGGGAGCCGGCGAGTTCGCGGGGACGGCCGGACTGATCTGTCGGTGGGAGAACGACCTCGCGTTGCCCGCGATCTGGCTCCGTGAGTCGTTCTGGGGGCGGCGATACTCGGGCGAGCGCGCCGACGGGCTCCTCGAGGTGGCGTTCGATCGGCTCGACATCGGCGTCGCAGCGGTGCCGATCCACGGCGACAA
This window encodes:
- a CDS encoding HAD family hydrolase, with amino-acid sequence MTVDAVLFDLDDTLYPYDPCNEAGKRAAFEAYRDRGGTLDADGFEASRARARRATKREIPATAASHSRHIYYTRLVDDLPGPFDAGLARALGDAYWNAYLDEMVAFENALETLAALREANVAVAVVTNLTTRVQLRKLARLGVDEHLDAFVTSEEVGREKPAAPVFTTALARLDRTPSEALVVGNSPANDIEGGNALGMETALFNGPDADIGGGDDDLGELRTPDHRIDSLSGVTEVAL
- a CDS encoding GNAT family protein, translating into MFPEVIETDRLRLERLSRERVDARTLYEAASDRSPTIDEETAYLPWSPVDTLREAEERLAEFERSWDERERAEWAIRPREHETGAGEFAGTAGLICRWENDLALPAIWLRESFWGRRYSGERADGLLEVAFDRLDIGVAAVPIHGDNDRSRRAVDRYVDRHGGRYEGLLRNHAGRYDEPADHHRFSVSREEWREAGGARTTVRYPDADE